The following coding sequences are from one Salvia hispanica cultivar TCC Black 2014 chromosome 3, UniMelb_Shisp_WGS_1.0, whole genome shotgun sequence window:
- the LOC125209653 gene encoding uncharacterized protein LOC125209653, which translates to MAPLHPSVSISIKVLLLLFFTSSLISALHDQQDFPIIKKTSNSTTKLSTKNQTKLIKPASLPSKNHTKLIATSSDSPKNKTKLLNPTSTIKKLNSTSKIPLPTKKIPDPNPKNKTIKPNPSKSHIEKTNWIDQEDDDEDDLVSEFRELPSKFQESIVPDLEKISQTSRIYLSKYNKEFTRGFKPYVGNKYASKIASLVSFTFIIIPLILVSLMFSRIKAYFSIQKLLIFIQIYLSIYFAILALSSLATGLEPLRFFYSTSHSTYVCVQVLQTLGYVLYLLLLLMYLILVFSTETGPVTKLLGLAQTFVGFAVGLHYYMTVFHRAVMHQPPKTTWKAHALYATCFLVICLLARGDRHKKAYLEEGGGEGKKS; encoded by the coding sequence ATGGCTCCACTCCATCCCTCTGTTTCCATTTCCATCAAGGTACTCTTGCTCCTTTTCTTCACTTCTTCACTCATTTCTGCCCTACATGATCAACAAGACTTCCCCATTATCAAGAAAACCTCCAATTCCACCACTAAACTATCCACCAAAAACCAAACCAAACTCATTAAACCCGCTTCACTCCCCTCCAAGAATCACACCAAACTGATCGCAACCTCATCCGATTCACCCAAGAACAAAACCAAACTCCTCAACCCCACCTCCACCATCAAGAAACTCAACTCCACCTCCAAAATCCCCCTCCCAACCAAAAAAATCCCAGATCCAAACCCCAAGAACAAGACGATCAAGCCCAATCCATCCAAATCCCACATCGAAAAAACCAACTGGATCGATCAAGAAGACGACGATGAAGACGATTTAGTATCCGAATTCAGAGAACTCCCATCGAAATTCCAAGAATCAATCGTCCCAGATTTGGAAAAAATCTCCCAAACATCTAGAATCTACCTATCTAAATACAACAAAGAATTCACAAGAGGATTCAAACCCTACGTCGGCAACAAATACGCATCAAAAATCGCATCTTTAGTCTCATTCACATTCATCATCATCCCCCTCATTCTCGTCTCACTGATGTTCAGCCGAATCAAAGCCTATTTCTCCATCCAAAAGCTCCTCATCTTCATCCAAATCTACCTCTCCATCTACTTCGCCATCCTCGCCCTCTCCTCCCTCGCTACGGGGCTCGAGCCGCTGAGGTTTTTCTACTCTACTTCGCACTCCACCTACGTCTGCGTCCAGGTTTTACAAACCCTCGGCTACGTGTTGTACCTCCTGCTGCTGCTGATGTACCTCATCCTCGTGTTCTCGACGGAGACTGGGCCGGTGACTAAGTTGTTGGGCCTGGCCCAGACGTTTGTGGGCTTTGCGGTGGGTTTGCATTATTATATGACGGTGTTTCACAGAGCTGTCATGCACCAGCCGCCAAAGACCACGTGGAAGGCTCACGCGCTATACGCCACGTGTTTCCTTGTCATTTGTCTGTTAGCTAGGGGTGACAGGCACAAGAAGGCTTACTTGGAAGAAGGCGGTGGAGAGGGCAAAAagagttga
- the LOC125211010 gene encoding uncharacterized protein LOC125211010 yields the protein MDSQPMPSSSSSFSFELKLIRARNIFVKTCREVFVRCYISTASNKRVRLESQHISSHSNLTWNQTFSLNCSGTPQTIQSLKQGTIVFELRCRSSATLVSRMSGSKLLARAEMPWNDVVEVPYEKWVVMTAKDSYVYTDDVKPPAIQIAAKVEEVAEVKTRKEYSCGCMDCGCNYCVDYDLFAI from the coding sequence ATGGATTCTCAACCCatgccttcttcttcttcttctttcagTTTTGAGCTAAAATTAATAAGGGCTAGAAACATTTTTGTGAAAACATGTAGAGAAGTTTTTGTGAGATGCTATATCTCTACAGCAAGCAACAAAAGAGTGAGGTTAGAGAGCCAACACATCTCATCACACTCCAACTTAACATGGAACCAAACCTTTTCACTCAACTGCTCTGGCACTCCACAAACCATTCAGTCACTCAAGCAAGGAACAATCGTTTTCGAGCTCCGGTGCAGAAGCTCAGCCACTTTGGTGTCAAGAATGAGTGGCTCGAAACTGCTGGCAAGGGCGGAGATGCCATGGAACGACGTCGTTGAGGTCCCATATGAGAAGTGGGTCGTCATGACCGCGAAAGACAGTTACGTGTATACCGATGATGTCAAGCCCCCGGCTATACAGATCGCCGCCAAAGTTGAAGAAGTTGCAGAGGTGAAGACAAGAAAAGAGTATAGCTGTGGTTGTATGGATTGTGGATGCAATTACTGTGTAGATTATGACTTGTTTGCTATTTAG
- the LOC125212443 gene encoding ABC transporter D family member 1 isoform X1, translating into MPSLQLLQLTEHGRGLLSSRRKALLLATSVVAVGGTAAAAYVQSRNSSRRHNSFGNSNGVEDIKSEQDQLIETDKNVRTSKQRRGTLRSLQVLVAILLSRMGRMGALDILSLLAIAVSRTAVSNRLAKVQGFLFRSAFLRRVPAFLRLIIENILLCFLLSTLNSTSKYITGTLSLRFRKVLTKLTHAQYFQNMVYYKMSHVDGRISNPEQRIASDIPKFCSELSDLVQEDLIAVTDGVLYTWRLCSYASPKYIFWILAYVLGAGGTIRNFSPAFGKLMSKEQQLEGEYRQLHSRLRTHAESIALYGGEKREEFHIQKKFENLVRHMRVVLHDHWWFGMIQDFLLKYLGATVAVILIIEPFFSGNLRPDSSTLGRAEMLSNLRYHTSVIISLFQSLGTLSISSRRLNRLSGYADRIHELMGISRELATRDASSQQPDGHRNYVSEANYIEFDGVKVVTPTGNVLVEDLTLRVESGSNLLITGPNGSGKSSLFRVLGGLWPLISGHIVKPGVGSDLNKEIFYVPQRPYTAVGTLRDQLIYPLTADQEVEPLTENEMAELLKNVDLEYLLDRYPSEKEVNWGDELSLGEQQRLGMARLFYHKPKFAILDECTSAVTTDMEERFCAKVRAMGTSCITISHRPALVAFHDVVLSLDGEGGWSVHYKRAESPALTDSEIVTRRSFDTERQSDAMTVQRAFANTKEPAFSASRSHSSQLLAASLSEGDDYLPPAFPQLQIVPRILPLRVASMFKILVPTVLDKQGAQLLAVAILVLSRTWISDRIASLNGTTVKFVLEQDKAAFIKLIGVSVLQSAASSFVAPSLRHLTSLLALGWRIRLTRHLLRSYLRKNAYYKVFNISRANIDADQRLTQDLEKLTSDLSGLVTGMVKPTVDILWFTWRMKLLTGRRGVAILYTYMLLGLGFLRIVTPDFGDLTSQEQQMEGTFRYMHERLRTHAESVAFFGGGSREREMIDMKFGALFNHSMLLLRKRWLFGIIDDFITKQLPHNVTWGLSLLYAMEHKGDRALTSTQGELAHALRFLASVVSQSFLAFGDILELHRKFVELSGGINRIFELEELLETDHHGEYNGSLRSKSAELSDDIISFSKVDIITPGQKVLARQLECEIVPGKSLLVTGPNGSGKSSIFRVLRGLWPVVSGNLIKPYQEVDYKSQCRLFYVPQRPYTCLGTLRDQIIYPLSCDEAEKRLLYLAEEGEESNGATNFLDKHLRSILEKVKLLYLLEREGGWDTSQNWEDILSLGEQQRLGMARLFFHKPQFGVLDECTNATSVDVEEHLYKLATESGITVITSSQRPALIPYHSVELRLIDGEGKWELRTIQQ; encoded by the exons ATGCCTTCTCTTCAGCTTCTACAGCTGACTGAACATGGTCGTGGCCTTCTGTCCTCAAGAAG GAAAGCTCTACTACTTGCCACTAGTGTTGTAGCTGTTGGTGGAACTGCTGCAGCTGCTTATGTGCAGTCGCGAAATAGCTCTAGAAGGCACAATTCTTTTGGTAATTCCAACGGAGTGGAGGACATTAAAAGTGAACAAGACCAATTGATCGAAACTGATAAGAATGTCAGAACGAGTAAGCAGAGGAGAGGGACTTTGAGATCTCTCCAGGTTTTGGTGGCTATTCTGTTATCTCGTATGGGGCGAATGGGTGCACTAGATATTTTATCGCTGCTGGCTATAGCG GTCTCTAGAACTGCTGTAAGCAACAGATTAGCTAAAGTTCAAGGTTTTCTGTTCCGTTCTGCTTTTCTCCGGCGTGTTCCAGCATTTCTGCGTcttattattgaaaatattttgcttTGTTTCCTCCTGTCAACACTGAATTCCACCTCCAAGTACATAACAGGGACTCTAAGTTTACGGTTCCGTAAAGTCTTGACAAAGCTTACACATGCACAATATTTTCAG AATATGGTGTACTACAAGATGTCTCATGTCGATGGCCGAATAAGCAACCCTGAGCAGCGAATTGCCAGTGATATACCAAAGTTTTGTTCTGAGCTGAGTGATCTTGTACAAGAGGATCTAATTGCTGTTACAGATGGGGTGCTTTATACTTGGCGTCTATGTTCATATGCAAGCCCCAAATACATTTTCTGGATACTG GCTTACGTGTTGGGGGCAGGGGGCACAATTAGGAATTTCTCACCTGCATTTGGAAAGCTCATGTCCAAAGAACAGCAGCTTGAAGGTGAATATAGGCAGTTGCATTCACGGTTAAGGACCCATGCAGAAAGCATTGCACTCTACGGAggagaaaagagagaagagTTTCACATTCAGAAGAAGTTTGAAAATCTTGTTAGGCACATGAGGGTTGTTCTTCATGATCATTGGTGGTTTGGCATGATTCAGGATTTCTTACTCAAGTATCTTGGTGCTACTGTTGCTGTTATCTTGATTATCGAGCCCTTTTTCTCTGGCAATCTCAGACCTGACTCTTCTACCTTGGGACGCGCAGAGATGCTGAGCAACTTGAGATATCATACAAGTgttataatttcattatttcagTCACTGGGAACACTTTCTATAAGTTCGAGGCGGCTTAATCGCCTGAG TGGTTACGCAGATCGTATACATGAACTCATGGGTATATCTAGAGAGCTAGCCACACGGGATGCATCTTCTCAACAGCCTGATGGGCATAGGAACTATGTTAGTGAGGCTAATTATATCGAGTTTGATGGTGTCAAG GTTGTTACTCCAACCGGCAATGTCTTGGTGGAGGATTTGACTCTAAGGGTTGAATCTGGCTCTAATCTTTTAATAACTG GTCCAAATGGAAGTGGAAAAAGCTCCCTCTTTCGTGTTTTGGGTGGTTTATGGCCGTTGATATCTGGTCATATCGTGAAACCTGGAGTTGGTTCTGATTTAAATAAGGAGATCTTCTATGTACCACAAAGACCATATACGGCAGTGGGGACTCTGCGCGATCAGCTAATTTATCCACTGACAGCAGATCAGGAGGTTGAACCCCttacagaaaatgaaatggcaGAGTTACTGAAAAAT GTGGATCTTGAGTATCTGCTAGACCGCTACCCATCTGAGAAGGAGGTTAATTGGGGTGATGAATTGTCTTTAGGAGAGCAACAAAGACTGGGAATGGCTCGTCTGTTTTACCATAAACCTAAATTTGCTATCCTAGATGAATGCACAAGTGCTGTGACTACTGATATGGAAGAACGTTTCTGTGCCAAAGTTCGAGCAATGGGTACCTCATGCATCACAATTTCTCATCGCCCTGCATTAGTCGCCTTTCATGATGTTGTCCTATCTCTGGACGGTGAAGGAGGCTGGAGTGTCCATTACAAAAG GGCTGAGTCTCCAGCTCTTACAGATTCTGAAATTGTTACAAGAAGAAGTTTTGATACAGAGCGCCAAAGTGATGCGATGACTGTCCAACGTGCATTTGCTAATACTAAG GAACCTGCATTTTCTGCTTCTAGGTCACATTCTTCACAGTTGCTAGCAGCATCTCTTAGTGAAGGAGATGACTATTTGCCACCTGCTTTTCCTCAGCTGCAAATTGTTCCAAGGATTTTACCTCTCAGAGTAGCTTCCATGTTTAAGATACTA GTACCCACAGTGCTTGATAAGCAGGGCGCACAGCTGCTTGCAGTTGCCATATTAGTGTTATCCAGGACCTGGATATCAGATCGCATTGCTTCTTTGAATG GGACAACTGTAAAATTTGTCCTGGAGCAAGATAAGGCTGCCTTCATCAAGTTGATCGGTGTTAGCGTTCTTCAAAGTGCTGCATCTTCATTTGTTGCTCCATCGTTGAG GCACCTGACGTCTTTGCTTGCACTTGGATGGAGAATTCGCCTCACCAGGCACTTGCTTCGGAGCTACCTAAGAAAGAACGCATATTATAAG GTATTTAACATATCACGAGCAAACATTGATGCGGATCAGAGATTAACTCAAGACTTGGAGAAGTTGACCTCTGATTTGTCTGGTTTGGTCACTGGAATGGTTAAACCGACTGTTGATATACTATG GTTCACCTGGAGAATGAAGCTACTGACTGGTCGACGAGGAGTGGCTATTCTGTACACATACATGTTACTAGGTTTAGGATTCCTAAGGATTGTTACACCCGACTTTGGTGACCTGACTAGTCAGGAGCAACAAATGGAAGGAACTTTTAG GTACATGCATGAAAGATTGCGGACACATGCAGAGTCTGTTGCTTTCTTTGGTGGTggttctagagagagagag ATGATTGACATGAAGTTTGGAGCACTTTTTAACCATTCAATGCTACTTCTTAGGAAGAGATGGTTGTTTGGTATTATAGATGACTTCATCACAAAGCAACTTCCTCATAATGTCACTTGGGGATTGAGCTTGCTGTATGCCATGGAGCATAAGGGTGATCGAGCCTTGACTTCAACTCAAG GTGAACTGGCGCATGCCTTACGATTCTTGGCATCTGTTGTATCTCAGAGCTTTTTGGCATTTGGTGATATTCTTGAGCTGCATAGGAAATTCGTTGAGCTGTCTGGTGGTATCAACAGAATTTTTGAACTTGAAGAGCTTCTGGAAACTGATCATCATG GAGAATACAATGGCTCTTTAAGATCTAAATCTGCCGAACTCTCAgatgatattatttctttcTCCAAGGTGGATATAATTACACCAGGTCAGAAAGTTCTGGCTAGACAGTTAGAGTGTGAAATTGTTCCTGGGAAGAGCCTGCTTGTTACAG GTCCAAATGGAAGTGGAAAAAGTTCGATCTTCAGAGTCCTTCGAGGACTTTGGCCTGTGGTCAGCGGAAACCTCATTAAACCTTACCAAGAAGTTGATTATAAATCCCAGTGTCGTCTTTTTTATGTGCCTCAGCGACCATATACATGCTTAGGAACTCTCCgagatcaaataatatatccTCTCTCTTGTGATGAGGCAGAGAAAAGGTTGCTATATTTAGCTGAAGAAG GTGAAGAATCAAATGGTGCCACAAACTTTTTGGATAAGCATCTGAGGTCTATCCTGGAGAAGGTTAAATTACTATATCTCTTGGAAAGAGAAGGCGGATGGGATACTAGCCAAAACTGGGAAGACATTTTATCTCTTGGGGAACAACAACGTCTAGGCATG GCACGATTGTTCTTCCACAAGCCCCAGTTCGGTGTCCTGGATGAATGCACCaa TGCAACAAGTGTTGATGTTGAAGAGCACCTTTATAAGCTGGCAACTGAATCCGGGATTACCGTTATAACATCCTCACAG CGTCCTGCTTTGATACCATACCACTCAGTGGAGTTAAGATTAATTGACGGGGAGGGTAAATGGGAGCTTCGTACAATTCAGCAGTGA
- the LOC125212443 gene encoding ABC transporter D family member 1 isoform X2, whose translation MVYYKMSHVDGRISNPEQRIASDIPKFCSELSDLVQEDLIAVTDGVLYTWRLCSYASPKYIFWILAYVLGAGGTIRNFSPAFGKLMSKEQQLEGEYRQLHSRLRTHAESIALYGGEKREEFHIQKKFENLVRHMRVVLHDHWWFGMIQDFLLKYLGATVAVILIIEPFFSGNLRPDSSTLGRAEMLSNLRYHTSVIISLFQSLGTLSISSRRLNRLSGYADRIHELMGISRELATRDASSQQPDGHRNYVSEANYIEFDGVKVVTPTGNVLVEDLTLRVESGSNLLITGPNGSGKSSLFRVLGGLWPLISGHIVKPGVGSDLNKEIFYVPQRPYTAVGTLRDQLIYPLTADQEVEPLTENEMAELLKNVDLEYLLDRYPSEKEVNWGDELSLGEQQRLGMARLFYHKPKFAILDECTSAVTTDMEERFCAKVRAMGTSCITISHRPALVAFHDVVLSLDGEGGWSVHYKRAESPALTDSEIVTRRSFDTERQSDAMTVQRAFANTKEPAFSASRSHSSQLLAASLSEGDDYLPPAFPQLQIVPRILPLRVASMFKILVPTVLDKQGAQLLAVAILVLSRTWISDRIASLNGTTVKFVLEQDKAAFIKLIGVSVLQSAASSFVAPSLRHLTSLLALGWRIRLTRHLLRSYLRKNAYYKVFNISRANIDADQRLTQDLEKLTSDLSGLVTGMVKPTVDILWFTWRMKLLTGRRGVAILYTYMLLGLGFLRIVTPDFGDLTSQEQQMEGTFRYMHERLRTHAESVAFFGGGSREREMIDMKFGALFNHSMLLLRKRWLFGIIDDFITKQLPHNVTWGLSLLYAMEHKGDRALTSTQGELAHALRFLASVVSQSFLAFGDILELHRKFVELSGGINRIFELEELLETDHHGEYNGSLRSKSAELSDDIISFSKVDIITPGQKVLARQLECEIVPGKSLLVTGPNGSGKSSIFRVLRGLWPVVSGNLIKPYQEVDYKSQCRLFYVPQRPYTCLGTLRDQIIYPLSCDEAEKRLLYLAEEGEESNGATNFLDKHLRSILEKVKLLYLLEREGGWDTSQNWEDILSLGEQQRLGMARLFFHKPQFGVLDECTNATSVDVEEHLYKLATESGITVITSSQRPALIPYHSVELRLIDGEGKWELRTIQQ comes from the exons ATGGTGTACTACAAGATGTCTCATGTCGATGGCCGAATAAGCAACCCTGAGCAGCGAATTGCCAGTGATATACCAAAGTTTTGTTCTGAGCTGAGTGATCTTGTACAAGAGGATCTAATTGCTGTTACAGATGGGGTGCTTTATACTTGGCGTCTATGTTCATATGCAAGCCCCAAATACATTTTCTGGATACTG GCTTACGTGTTGGGGGCAGGGGGCACAATTAGGAATTTCTCACCTGCATTTGGAAAGCTCATGTCCAAAGAACAGCAGCTTGAAGGTGAATATAGGCAGTTGCATTCACGGTTAAGGACCCATGCAGAAAGCATTGCACTCTACGGAggagaaaagagagaagagTTTCACATTCAGAAGAAGTTTGAAAATCTTGTTAGGCACATGAGGGTTGTTCTTCATGATCATTGGTGGTTTGGCATGATTCAGGATTTCTTACTCAAGTATCTTGGTGCTACTGTTGCTGTTATCTTGATTATCGAGCCCTTTTTCTCTGGCAATCTCAGACCTGACTCTTCTACCTTGGGACGCGCAGAGATGCTGAGCAACTTGAGATATCATACAAGTgttataatttcattatttcagTCACTGGGAACACTTTCTATAAGTTCGAGGCGGCTTAATCGCCTGAG TGGTTACGCAGATCGTATACATGAACTCATGGGTATATCTAGAGAGCTAGCCACACGGGATGCATCTTCTCAACAGCCTGATGGGCATAGGAACTATGTTAGTGAGGCTAATTATATCGAGTTTGATGGTGTCAAG GTTGTTACTCCAACCGGCAATGTCTTGGTGGAGGATTTGACTCTAAGGGTTGAATCTGGCTCTAATCTTTTAATAACTG GTCCAAATGGAAGTGGAAAAAGCTCCCTCTTTCGTGTTTTGGGTGGTTTATGGCCGTTGATATCTGGTCATATCGTGAAACCTGGAGTTGGTTCTGATTTAAATAAGGAGATCTTCTATGTACCACAAAGACCATATACGGCAGTGGGGACTCTGCGCGATCAGCTAATTTATCCACTGACAGCAGATCAGGAGGTTGAACCCCttacagaaaatgaaatggcaGAGTTACTGAAAAAT GTGGATCTTGAGTATCTGCTAGACCGCTACCCATCTGAGAAGGAGGTTAATTGGGGTGATGAATTGTCTTTAGGAGAGCAACAAAGACTGGGAATGGCTCGTCTGTTTTACCATAAACCTAAATTTGCTATCCTAGATGAATGCACAAGTGCTGTGACTACTGATATGGAAGAACGTTTCTGTGCCAAAGTTCGAGCAATGGGTACCTCATGCATCACAATTTCTCATCGCCCTGCATTAGTCGCCTTTCATGATGTTGTCCTATCTCTGGACGGTGAAGGAGGCTGGAGTGTCCATTACAAAAG GGCTGAGTCTCCAGCTCTTACAGATTCTGAAATTGTTACAAGAAGAAGTTTTGATACAGAGCGCCAAAGTGATGCGATGACTGTCCAACGTGCATTTGCTAATACTAAG GAACCTGCATTTTCTGCTTCTAGGTCACATTCTTCACAGTTGCTAGCAGCATCTCTTAGTGAAGGAGATGACTATTTGCCACCTGCTTTTCCTCAGCTGCAAATTGTTCCAAGGATTTTACCTCTCAGAGTAGCTTCCATGTTTAAGATACTA GTACCCACAGTGCTTGATAAGCAGGGCGCACAGCTGCTTGCAGTTGCCATATTAGTGTTATCCAGGACCTGGATATCAGATCGCATTGCTTCTTTGAATG GGACAACTGTAAAATTTGTCCTGGAGCAAGATAAGGCTGCCTTCATCAAGTTGATCGGTGTTAGCGTTCTTCAAAGTGCTGCATCTTCATTTGTTGCTCCATCGTTGAG GCACCTGACGTCTTTGCTTGCACTTGGATGGAGAATTCGCCTCACCAGGCACTTGCTTCGGAGCTACCTAAGAAAGAACGCATATTATAAG GTATTTAACATATCACGAGCAAACATTGATGCGGATCAGAGATTAACTCAAGACTTGGAGAAGTTGACCTCTGATTTGTCTGGTTTGGTCACTGGAATGGTTAAACCGACTGTTGATATACTATG GTTCACCTGGAGAATGAAGCTACTGACTGGTCGACGAGGAGTGGCTATTCTGTACACATACATGTTACTAGGTTTAGGATTCCTAAGGATTGTTACACCCGACTTTGGTGACCTGACTAGTCAGGAGCAACAAATGGAAGGAACTTTTAG GTACATGCATGAAAGATTGCGGACACATGCAGAGTCTGTTGCTTTCTTTGGTGGTggttctagagagagagag ATGATTGACATGAAGTTTGGAGCACTTTTTAACCATTCAATGCTACTTCTTAGGAAGAGATGGTTGTTTGGTATTATAGATGACTTCATCACAAAGCAACTTCCTCATAATGTCACTTGGGGATTGAGCTTGCTGTATGCCATGGAGCATAAGGGTGATCGAGCCTTGACTTCAACTCAAG GTGAACTGGCGCATGCCTTACGATTCTTGGCATCTGTTGTATCTCAGAGCTTTTTGGCATTTGGTGATATTCTTGAGCTGCATAGGAAATTCGTTGAGCTGTCTGGTGGTATCAACAGAATTTTTGAACTTGAAGAGCTTCTGGAAACTGATCATCATG GAGAATACAATGGCTCTTTAAGATCTAAATCTGCCGAACTCTCAgatgatattatttctttcTCCAAGGTGGATATAATTACACCAGGTCAGAAAGTTCTGGCTAGACAGTTAGAGTGTGAAATTGTTCCTGGGAAGAGCCTGCTTGTTACAG GTCCAAATGGAAGTGGAAAAAGTTCGATCTTCAGAGTCCTTCGAGGACTTTGGCCTGTGGTCAGCGGAAACCTCATTAAACCTTACCAAGAAGTTGATTATAAATCCCAGTGTCGTCTTTTTTATGTGCCTCAGCGACCATATACATGCTTAGGAACTCTCCgagatcaaataatatatccTCTCTCTTGTGATGAGGCAGAGAAAAGGTTGCTATATTTAGCTGAAGAAG GTGAAGAATCAAATGGTGCCACAAACTTTTTGGATAAGCATCTGAGGTCTATCCTGGAGAAGGTTAAATTACTATATCTCTTGGAAAGAGAAGGCGGATGGGATACTAGCCAAAACTGGGAAGACATTTTATCTCTTGGGGAACAACAACGTCTAGGCATG GCACGATTGTTCTTCCACAAGCCCCAGTTCGGTGTCCTGGATGAATGCACCaa TGCAACAAGTGTTGATGTTGAAGAGCACCTTTATAAGCTGGCAACTGAATCCGGGATTACCGTTATAACATCCTCACAG CGTCCTGCTTTGATACCATACCACTCAGTGGAGTTAAGATTAATTGACGGGGAGGGTAAATGGGAGCTTCGTACAATTCAGCAGTGA
- the LOC125216801 gene encoding uncharacterized protein LOC125216801, which yields MDSQTLSSSFNLELSLIRARNIFVKTREVFVRCYIPTTSNKRIRLDSQQISSHSNLTWNQTFSLNCSGTPQTIQSLKQGTIVFELRCRSSSTLVSRMRGSKLLARAEMPWNDVVGIPNEKWVVMTAKYGYVYTDDVKPPALQIATKVEEVGEVKRRKEYTCDCMDCGCNYCVDYDFFALGAALI from the coding sequence ATGGATTCACAAACcctatcttcttctttcaaCCTTGAGCTGAGCCTAATCAGGGCAAGAAACATTTTTGTCAAAACAAGAGAAGTTTTTGTGAGATGCTATATCCCTACAACAAGCAACAAAAGAATAAGATTAGACAGCCAACAAATCTCATCACACTCCAACTTAACATGGAACCAAACCTTTTCACTCAACTGCTCTGGCACTCCACAAACCATTCAATCACTCAAGCAAGGAACCATTGTTTTCGAGCTACGGTGTAGAAGCTCGTCTACTTTGGTATCAAGAATGAGAGGCTCAAAGCTTCTGGCAAGGGCAGAGATGCCATGGAACGACGTCGTTGGCATCCCAAATGAGAAGTGGGTCGTCATGACTGCGAAATATGGTTACGTGTATACTGATGATGTCAAGCCCCCGGCTTTGCAGATAGCCACCAAAGTTGAAGAAGTTGGAGAGGTGAAGAGAAGAAAGGAGTATACATGTGATTGTATGGATTGTGGATGCAATTATTGTGTAGATTATGATTTCTTTGCATTAGGAGCTGCTTTAATTTGA